The following are from one region of the Salicibibacter kimchii genome:
- a CDS encoding lipoate--protein ligase family protein has product MTSLQTFPGNEWRWLNHSEKGLAYSPLHSFAYDDTLCESVGKQDAFPTVHTWVHKPTIVLGTLDSRLPSIHRAIEQQNKNGFDTIVRNSGGLAVFLDPGILNISLIVKDTKTFTINAAYTFMWNFVREMYRDATHEILTGEVVGSYCPGNFDLSIGGTKFAGISQRRLRNGISIQVYLAITGTGSERAEIIRQFYQAAGGDHNPSTPTVEPRTMASLSELYKREMTIADSEARMKRVFNDHGITLTPAQLSSNEEIRFQKRLDLIHGRNKKILGYN; this is encoded by the coding sequence ATGACAAGTTTACAAACGTTTCCGGGAAACGAATGGCGTTGGTTAAATCATTCGGAAAAGGGACTGGCTTACAGCCCCCTTCATTCCTTCGCATATGATGACACCCTTTGCGAAAGCGTCGGCAAACAAGACGCTTTTCCGACCGTGCATACATGGGTTCACAAACCGACGATTGTGCTCGGCACCCTGGATAGTCGCCTGCCTTCTATCCACCGCGCGATAGAGCAACAAAATAAAAATGGCTTTGATACAATCGTACGCAATTCCGGGGGCCTCGCTGTTTTTCTCGATCCGGGAATTCTAAACATCTCGCTCATCGTAAAAGATACGAAAACCTTCACGATCAATGCTGCTTACACGTTCATGTGGAACTTTGTCCGGGAGATGTATCGGGACGCAACACATGAAATATTGACAGGCGAAGTCGTCGGATCTTACTGTCCGGGCAATTTTGATCTCAGTATCGGGGGAACAAAATTTGCGGGCATTTCCCAGCGTCGTCTACGTAACGGGATATCCATCCAAGTGTACCTCGCCATTACAGGTACCGGGTCCGAACGGGCAGAAATCATCCGTCAATTTTATCAAGCAGCCGGAGGGGATCACAATCCCTCAACGCCAACGGTCGAGCCGCGAACGATGGCTTCCCTGTCGGAATTGTACAAGCGGGAAATGACAATTGCTGACAGTGAAGCGCGCATGAAGCGTGTGTTCAATGATCACGGGATCACGCTCACGCCAGCCCAATTATCTTCCAACGAAGAAATTCGTTTCCAAAAAAGATTAGACCTGATCCATGGGCGTAACAAAAAAATATTGGGATACAACTAG
- the hemQ gene encoding hydrogen peroxide-dependent heme synthase, whose product MPEPAETIDGWYCLHDLRSIDWTSWKHVPEDEKQEILAEFTAMVDKWIDNEQKEEGSYALYSILGQKADLMFMLLRPTMEELEQIEKAFNQSRLAEYTVPAYSYVSVVELGKYMFRGEGDPLEDPSVRERVFPILPKWEHICFYPMDKKREGDDNWYMMPAKDRGQLMYGHGMVGRKYAGYVKQVITGSVGFDDWEWGVTLFAHDVIQFKKLVYEMRFDEASARFAQFGPFYVGNVLEKDNITGYFQV is encoded by the coding sequence ATGCCTGAGCCTGCAGAAACCATTGATGGCTGGTATTGCCTGCATGATCTCCGTTCGATTGACTGGACATCATGGAAACACGTACCGGAGGATGAAAAACAAGAGATACTTGCTGAATTCACGGCTATGGTCGACAAATGGATAGACAATGAACAAAAAGAAGAAGGTAGCTACGCTCTGTATTCCATTTTAGGGCAGAAAGCGGACCTCATGTTCATGTTGCTCCGTCCGACGATGGAAGAATTGGAACAAATTGAAAAAGCCTTTAATCAATCACGCTTAGCCGAATATACGGTTCCGGCATATTCCTATGTCTCCGTTGTGGAACTGGGTAAGTACATGTTCCGCGGCGAAGGGGACCCTCTCGAAGACCCGAGCGTCCGCGAACGCGTCTTCCCGATATTACCGAAATGGGAACACATTTGCTTTTACCCGATGGACAAAAAACGTGAAGGCGACGATAATTGGTACATGATGCCCGCGAAAGACCGAGGACAATTGATGTACGGCCACGGGATGGTGGGCCGCAAGTACGCGGGATATGTCAAACAAGTCATTACCGGCTCCGTCGGTTTCGATGATTGGGAATGGGGCGTTACTTTATTTGCCCACGACGTCATTCAATTTAAAAAACTCGTTTATGAAATGCGTTTTGACGAAGCCTCCGCGCGTTTTGCCCAGTTTGGCCCTTTCTATGTTGGAAATGTATTGGAAAAAGATAACATCACAGGGTATTTCCAAGTATAA
- the metE gene encoding 5-methyltetrahydropteroyltriglutamate--homocysteine S-methyltransferase produces MQEEIGLKTSLLGYPRIGEKREWKKALEAHWAGNLSSEDLHAEMKAVRLNHLKKQQDAGIETIPVGDFTYYDHILDASAMFGLVPDRFEYDGGSVSLETYFAMARGNKDVPASEMTKWYNTNYHYIVPEIENKTPTLTANYLLDAYKEAKEELGIEGKPVIIGPYSFLKLAKHYKNDAFPELLTQFTDVYVELFQTLADEGVQWVQVDEPSLVTTIPEEDVPLIRKTYETLQKEVPQLNVLLQTYFEAVSHYEKVIELPVAGIGLDFIHDQGKNLHALQTHGFPKDKVLGAGVIDGRNIWKAKLKDKLVLLNEVQNYVQNDKIWLQPSASLLHTPVTVENEPALDATLKQALSFADEKMEELRLLQELGVGESKAKDKILADNEEIFTALKEKGWRKEEPDTATSKGVSRTLSYEERRKKQLEKWPLPKLPTTTIGSFPQTRDVRRLRARLKKGELTRSEYQSAIQSHIKTWIDHQEEIGLDVLVHGEFERNDMVEYFGERLEGFAFTKNAWVQSYGSRGVKPPIIYGDVRFKEPMTVEETVYAQSLTDKPVKGMLTGPVTILNWSFERDDLPKQQVAFQIAEAMKEEVSALEDAGIEMIQIDEPALREGLPLKREDWPTYLEWAVQAFRVSSSYVENTTQIHTHMCYSEFQDIIDAISALDADVISIETSRSQGDILETFENNVYDKGIGLGVYDIHSPRVPSEEEMLHVMRRALRVLPADLFWVNPDCGLKTRNEEETVAALKTMVTAAEKARAEVTS; encoded by the coding sequence ATGCAGGAGGAGATAGGGTTGAAAACTAGTTTGTTGGGATATCCCCGCATTGGAGAGAAACGAGAATGGAAAAAAGCGCTGGAGGCACATTGGGCCGGGAACCTAAGCAGCGAAGACCTTCATGCCGAAATGAAGGCCGTTCGTTTAAACCACCTAAAAAAACAACAGGATGCCGGAATTGAAACCATCCCGGTGGGGGACTTTACGTATTATGATCATATTCTCGATGCATCCGCCATGTTCGGATTAGTCCCGGACCGCTTTGAATACGACGGCGGAAGTGTATCGCTAGAGACATACTTTGCAATGGCCCGGGGGAACAAAGACGTGCCTGCCTCCGAAATGACAAAGTGGTACAACACGAATTATCACTACATCGTTCCTGAAATCGAAAATAAAACTCCCACATTGACCGCAAACTACCTGCTGGATGCTTACAAGGAAGCAAAAGAAGAACTTGGCATTGAAGGAAAGCCTGTGATCATTGGCCCTTATTCATTTCTGAAATTGGCAAAACATTATAAGAACGATGCGTTTCCCGAATTACTCACCCAATTCACCGACGTTTATGTTGAACTTTTCCAAACGCTTGCCGATGAAGGCGTCCAATGGGTACAAGTGGACGAGCCTTCCCTCGTCACGACGATTCCGGAAGAAGACGTTCCACTGATTCGCAAAACCTATGAAACACTCCAAAAAGAAGTACCGCAACTTAACGTTTTATTACAAACGTATTTTGAAGCTGTCAGCCATTACGAGAAAGTCATCGAACTCCCCGTAGCCGGCATCGGACTGGATTTTATCCATGATCAAGGTAAGAATCTGCATGCCTTGCAAACACACGGCTTTCCTAAAGACAAAGTGCTTGGAGCAGGAGTGATCGACGGCCGCAATATTTGGAAAGCGAAACTCAAAGATAAGCTTGTGCTATTAAATGAAGTTCAAAATTATGTGCAGAATGATAAGATTTGGCTTCAACCATCCGCGAGCTTACTACATACGCCTGTAACCGTGGAAAATGAACCGGCACTTGATGCAACCTTGAAACAGGCCCTTTCATTCGCCGACGAGAAAATGGAGGAACTTCGTCTCCTGCAAGAGTTGGGCGTCGGGGAATCTAAAGCGAAGGACAAAATATTGGCAGACAACGAGGAAATTTTTACTGCTCTTAAAGAAAAGGGTTGGCGCAAGGAAGAACCGGATACGGCTACCTCCAAGGGAGTGAGCCGTACGCTAAGCTATGAAGAACGCCGAAAAAAACAATTAGAGAAGTGGCCATTGCCTAAGCTCCCCACAACAACGATCGGAAGTTTCCCACAAACGCGCGATGTTCGCCGTTTACGTGCCCGATTGAAAAAGGGAGAGCTTACACGGTCAGAATACCAATCCGCCATCCAATCCCATATCAAGACGTGGATTGACCACCAGGAAGAAATCGGTTTAGACGTGCTCGTCCATGGTGAATTTGAGCGAAACGATATGGTCGAATACTTTGGCGAGCGCCTGGAAGGCTTTGCTTTTACAAAAAACGCCTGGGTGCAATCCTACGGTTCGCGCGGGGTGAAACCTCCGATCATCTACGGGGATGTACGGTTTAAAGAGCCGATGACCGTGGAAGAAACCGTCTATGCCCAGTCGTTGACGGACAAACCTGTCAAAGGCATGCTTACCGGACCCGTCACGATTCTCAATTGGTCCTTTGAACGGGACGATCTGCCGAAGCAACAAGTTGCTTTTCAAATTGCGGAAGCGATGAAAGAAGAAGTGAGCGCCTTGGAAGACGCCGGCATCGAAATGATTCAAATCGATGAACCTGCCTTGCGCGAGGGGTTGCCGCTGAAACGTGAAGATTGGCCGACCTATTTGGAATGGGCCGTGCAAGCGTTCAGGGTAAGCTCTTCCTATGTGGAAAATACGACCCAAATTCACACCCATATGTGCTACAGTGAATTTCAGGATATTATCGATGCGATCAGCGCCCTTGATGCCGATGTTATCTCTATTGAAACGTCCAGAAGCCAAGGCGATATTCTGGAAACGTTTGAAAATAATGTTTATGATAAAGGCATAGGCCTTGGCGTTTACGACATTCACAGCCCACGGGTGCCATCGGAAGAGGAAATGTTGCACGTTATGCGCCGTGCCCTCCGCGTGCTCCCCGCCGATCTCTTCTGGGTCAACCCGGATTGTGGCTTAAAAACGCGCAATGAGGAAGAAACGGTTGCCGCCCTAAAAACAATGGTGACTGCCGCCGAAAAAGCACGTGCAGAAGTGACAAGCTAA
- a CDS encoding DUF2188 domain-containing protein: protein MAWNMNDYPSSWKNMDRTVRKKAIEIGNAMLEDGHDEGRAIPIATEQAKEWRENASESEIQQFLKEEDTTPENDRDGSRPELLERPQFVTPHSEGGWAVQAEGAYQPSEVFENKKEAVTRGREIARNKGTQLIIHREDDSVEEKHNYER from the coding sequence ATGGCGTGGAATATGAATGATTACCCCAGTTCATGGAAGAACATGGATCGAACGGTTCGAAAAAAAGCTATTGAGATAGGCAATGCTATGCTTGAGGATGGACATGATGAAGGAAGGGCGATTCCGATTGCTACCGAACAAGCGAAGGAATGGCGCGAAAATGCCAGTGAGTCGGAAATTCAGCAGTTTTTAAAAGAAGAGGATACGACCCCGGAAAATGATCGGGACGGCAGCCGCCCGGAATTGCTCGAACGCCCGCAATTTGTAACTCCCCACTCCGAAGGAGGTTGGGCTGTACAAGCAGAGGGGGCTTACCAGCCATCGGAAGTGTTTGAAAATAAAAAAGAAGCCGTGACACGCGGCCGTGAAATTGCCCGAAATAAAGGCACACAGCTGATCATCCATCGGGAGGATGATAGCGTAGAAGAAAAACACAATTATGAACGGTGA
- a CDS encoding cell wall hydrolase, translated as MAVIPATEQDVQVLARLMRAEAEGEGNLGMLNAGTTMVNRVRFNCSDFEDIRTIDQMAFQSPGGFEAVQKGHFYQRARDNEIQLARRLIQGERFHPAQRSLWFFRPPGACDPDWFGQPLIGRYKLHCFYEPTPEECPEMK; from the coding sequence ATGGCAGTGATACCGGCGACAGAACAGGATGTGCAAGTCCTCGCTCGGTTAATGCGGGCAGAAGCGGAAGGTGAAGGCAATCTAGGCATGCTCAATGCAGGTACGACAATGGTCAACCGTGTACGATTTAACTGTTCGGATTTTGAGGATATCCGTACGATCGATCAGATGGCCTTTCAATCTCCGGGAGGATTTGAAGCCGTTCAAAAAGGTCACTTTTATCAACGGGCACGAGATAATGAAATCCAACTTGCCCGCCGTCTCATTCAAGGTGAACGTTTCCACCCCGCTCAACGGTCTCTGTGGTTTTTTCGACCGCCCGGCGCTTGTGATCCTGACTGGTTTGGCCAACCGCTCATCGGTCGATATAAACTACATTGTTTTTATGAACCAACACCCGAAGAGTGTCCGGAAATGAAGTAA
- the gerQ gene encoding spore coat protein GerQ has product MPDVYRQEQMNQQQQQQQQMQQMQQQMEQQQMGALPVEQSYIENILRLNLGKDARVYMTFGNGGNQQSQVFEGRLEAAGRDHIIIVDDNTGRRYLLLMIYLDYVTFDEPLDYEYPFANEGEAGQQLVQYSPR; this is encoded by the coding sequence ATGCCTGATGTGTACCGACAAGAACAAATGAACCAACAGCAACAACAGCAGCAGCAAATGCAACAAATGCAACAACAAATGGAGCAGCAGCAAATGGGAGCACTTCCGGTTGAACAATCATACATCGAGAATATTTTACGATTAAATTTGGGCAAGGATGCAAGGGTGTATATGACTTTTGGAAATGGAGGAAATCAACAGTCACAAGTGTTTGAGGGCAGATTGGAAGCAGCCGGGCGTGACCATATCATTATCGTTGATGATAACACCGGGAGACGCTATCTACTGCTTATGATCTACCTTGATTATGTCACGTTCGATGAACCCCTTGATTACGAGTATCCATTTGCTAATGAAGGAGAAGCCGGGCAGCAATTGGTTCAATATTCTCCCCGTTAA
- a CDS encoding ABC transporter ATP-binding protein produces MRESTLDAKPRKQSVRQMFKDLFSRVRPHWRLILIAVIAVLFVALIEFAIPQFIQYTIDVVIPEAQLDMLAWVIAGIIGGAFLLIGFQFAGSYIMAIVGQRALYDLRNELYSHMQHSDVSFFDNNRTGDLMSRMTNDVNMLQQLLASGLLNLLTDIFIFIAISTYMFYVNWQLATLILLTFPLLFYLTRYFAKRIRTAYLRVQGSLAEMNNHLQDTFSGIRLVKSFAMERYEEERFSKRNETNRQANINAAKNFSLFGPLVNFINYLGMAIVVVFGAWQTIGGDMTVGMIATFIVYVRLLQNPIRRVSRLMNTIQQAAAAYDRIMAILETEPSIQNPENAQSFSIRDGDVKIQQVSFAYDNELVIKNIDVHFQAGKTTAIVGPSGSGKTTLTQLISRFYDPTAGTITIDGTRIDTVTLSSLRSQIGVVSQDIVLFNGTIRDNIAYGLPNASFTDIQQAARIADAETFINELSDGYDTTVGERGVKLSGGQKQRISIARALLKAPAIILLDEATSSLDTEAEKTIQAGLGQLLQNRTAVVIAHRLSTIQNADHIVVLDEGQVVEQGTHQGLLAKNGRYRRLYYSQFHEKVFS; encoded by the coding sequence ATGCGCGAAAGCACTTTGGATGCAAAACCACGGAAACAAAGCGTGCGCCAAATGTTTAAGGACTTGTTTTCCCGGGTTCGCCCGCATTGGCGTTTGATTTTGATTGCTGTCATTGCTGTACTTTTTGTCGCCTTGATTGAGTTTGCGATTCCCCAATTCATCCAATATACGATTGACGTTGTCATCCCCGAAGCACAATTGGACATGCTCGCCTGGGTAATTGCCGGCATTATTGGCGGAGCTTTCCTCCTCATCGGTTTTCAATTTGCGGGAAGTTATATCATGGCTATCGTCGGACAACGGGCACTTTATGATCTCCGAAATGAGTTGTACAGTCACATGCAACATTCCGATGTTTCTTTTTTTGACAATAATCGTACTGGAGATTTAATGTCGCGGATGACCAATGATGTTAATATGTTGCAGCAATTGCTTGCTTCCGGTCTCTTGAATTTACTGACGGATATCTTTATTTTCATAGCGATATCCACTTATATGTTTTATGTAAATTGGCAGCTTGCTACCCTGATCTTGTTAACGTTTCCCCTTCTTTTTTATCTCACGCGGTATTTTGCCAAACGGATTCGCACCGCCTACTTAAGGGTCCAGGGAAGCCTTGCCGAAATGAACAACCATTTACAAGATACTTTTTCGGGTATTCGCCTCGTCAAATCCTTTGCCATGGAACGCTATGAAGAAGAGCGATTTTCCAAACGTAATGAAACAAATCGGCAAGCGAATATCAACGCGGCGAAAAATTTTTCTTTATTCGGACCGCTCGTCAATTTCATCAATTATTTAGGGATGGCCATCGTCGTGGTGTTTGGTGCTTGGCAAACGATCGGCGGAGACATGACCGTCGGCATGATCGCCACCTTTATCGTCTATGTGCGCCTTTTGCAAAATCCTATCCGGCGCGTCAGCCGATTAATGAACACCATTCAACAAGCAGCCGCTGCTTATGACCGCATCATGGCAATCTTGGAGACGGAGCCTTCCATTCAAAATCCGGAAAATGCGCAGTCCTTTTCCATCCGTGATGGAGACGTCAAGATCCAGCAAGTTTCTTTTGCCTACGACAACGAACTCGTGATCAAAAATATCGATGTCCATTTTCAAGCCGGAAAAACGACCGCCATCGTCGGCCCTTCAGGTTCCGGGAAAACGACCTTAACGCAATTAATCAGCCGATTTTACGATCCGACCGCGGGCACGATCACCATCGACGGCACACGTATCGATACGGTCACGCTTTCTTCCCTTCGTTCTCAAATTGGCGTTGTCAGCCAAGACATTGTGCTATTTAACGGTACCATTCGTGATAATATTGCTTACGGGTTGCCGAATGCCAGTTTTACCGATATTCAACAAGCAGCACGTATCGCTGACGCGGAAACGTTTATTAACGAGCTTTCGGACGGGTATGACACCACGGTCGGCGAGAGAGGCGTTAAGCTTTCCGGCGGCCAAAAACAACGAATTTCTATCGCCCGTGCCCTCTTAAAAGCGCCGGCAATCATTTTGCTTGATGAAGCTACCTCCTCGCTGGATACGGAAGCGGAAAAAACCATTCAAGCAGGATTGGGCCAGTTGTTACAAAACCGAACAGCAGTCGTGATTGCCCATCGGCTTTCTACCATTCAAAATGCCGATCATATCGTCGTCCTTGACGAGGGCCAAGTGGTGGAACAAGGGACGCATCAGGGATTACTGGCAAAAAACGGACGTTACCGAAGGCTTTATTATTCGCAGTTTCATGAGAAAGTTTTTAGCTAA
- a CDS encoding indolepyruvate ferredoxin oxidoreductase subunit alpha produces the protein MPFVITSPCVEEKNGSCVEVCPVDCIEEGKDMFYIDPDICIDCGACEPVCPVEAIYPDDEVPEAEAQYIELNRAFFEE, from the coding sequence ATGCCATTCGTCATTACTTCACCCTGTGTTGAAGAAAAAAACGGGTCTTGTGTAGAAGTTTGTCCGGTTGATTGCATTGAAGAAGGAAAGGACATGTTCTACATTGATCCGGATATCTGTATAGATTGCGGGGCATGCGAACCCGTATGTCCGGTGGAAGCTATTTATCCGGACGACGAAGTACCTGAAGCAGAAGCCCAATACATTGAATTAAACCGCGCATTTTTTGAAGAATAA
- a CDS encoding DUF368 domain-containing protein has protein sequence MGKINGHNLWRGLIMGTVETIPGISSGTIAVVLGIYERLIAAINGLSTREWKQSFAFLIPLVAGIFVAVFSSAKILNWLLDYYPLQLSFFFLGLIIGIVPFLLKKVEYKRTFSGIHYIALCISLLLIALFGIMQGPAHSSMLGSLNANHYIAIFFLGWVASSAMILPGLSGSFILLVFGYYETIIDALDHFHLPVLLTLIAGIGIGVLITSKIVHFFLRQFPVGTYAVVTGMVLGSVFVIYRGMPADVGGFIASIIALAIGFYVALLLGKVEHKQ, from the coding sequence ATGGGAAAGATAAATGGTCACAATCTTTGGCGCGGGTTAATCATGGGGACCGTTGAAACGATCCCCGGCATCAGCAGTGGTACGATCGCCGTGGTGCTCGGCATCTATGAGCGCTTAATCGCCGCTATTAATGGCTTATCCACGCGGGAATGGAAGCAAAGTTTTGCTTTCCTTATCCCCCTCGTCGCCGGTATTTTTGTAGCCGTGTTTTCGAGCGCCAAGATTCTCAACTGGCTTCTTGATTATTATCCACTTCAACTGTCCTTCTTTTTTTTGGGATTAATTATCGGTATTGTCCCTTTTCTGTTGAAGAAAGTGGAATATAAACGAACGTTTTCCGGCATTCATTATATCGCTTTATGCATATCGCTTCTGCTTATTGCACTGTTTGGCATTATGCAGGGCCCTGCTCATTCGAGTATGCTTGGTTCACTGAACGCAAATCACTATATAGCGATCTTTTTTCTCGGGTGGGTCGCGAGTTCAGCAATGATATTGCCTGGGTTAAGCGGATCTTTTATACTGTTGGTGTTTGGGTATTATGAGACCATTATTGATGCACTGGATCATTTCCATCTCCCGGTTTTACTTACACTCATTGCCGGCATAGGTATCGGGGTGCTCATTACAAGTAAGATTGTCCATTTCTTTTTAAGGCAATTTCCGGTCGGAACATATGCAGTAGTGACGGGCATGGTCTTGGGCTCCGTATTTGTGATCTACCGAGGAATGCCTGCAGACGTTGGAGGGTTCATCGCTTCGATCATCGCCTTGGCCATCGGTTTTTACGTTGCCTTATTACTTGGAAAAGTAGAGCATAAGCAATGA
- a CDS encoding small multi-drug export protein: MDHLIYFIIIFLGAAIPFIEYMTVIPLGVIIGLPLLPTIVLGFAGNLVTVLLVIFLVDKIREFLQRRKKQNARLPATEKGSTSSSNIDQESNNKTEATATTEVAWEESFTSKRRERAQKLWDKYGLPGLAVLGTGLLSSHLTAMMACTFGANRTYIIIWMAISLALWSILIGIAFQLGMDAIFR; encoded by the coding sequence ATGGACCATTTGATTTATTTCATCATCATATTTTTGGGAGCGGCCATTCCCTTTATCGAATATATGACCGTTATTCCATTAGGAGTTATTATAGGTCTTCCTCTCCTGCCTACGATCGTTTTAGGATTTGCGGGCAACCTTGTTACCGTACTCTTAGTCATCTTTCTCGTAGATAAAATACGGGAATTTTTACAGAGGAGGAAAAAGCAAAACGCTCGCCTCCCAGCTACGGAAAAAGGAAGCACGAGCAGTTCCAACATCGATCAAGAGTCCAATAATAAAACCGAGGCAACAGCCACAACCGAGGTGGCTTGGGAAGAATCTTTCACCAGCAAACGTAGAGAACGAGCGCAAAAGCTTTGGGATAAATACGGCTTGCCCGGGCTCGCAGTGCTCGGCACCGGGCTGCTAAGCAGCCATTTAACAGCAATGATGGCTTGTACCTTTGGCGCAAATCGTACGTATATCATAATCTGGATGGCAATCAGCCTTGCGCTATGGTCGATCCTTATCGGGATCGCTTTTCAATTGGGAATGGATGCGATTTTTAGATAA